From Nitrospiraceae bacterium, a single genomic window includes:
- a CDS encoding NADH-quinone oxidoreductase subunit C: MEPVLNSVEHLQSIFGPAIQRVFANHGIPVVRVHTNQISSITRYIHANEELRGTLSLLWAVDHRPRDVRYELWYLFTLGESKDWIIVSTDLSGEERFFESITPKVHAANWYEREIRDMFGLIAQGHPDLRRLVRHNHWPKGIHPLQKNFPWNSVLQWRQPPGSVDGHFIHGEGVFEVPVGPIHAGIIEPGHFRFTVAGEPIMHLDLQHFWKHRGVEKLFEQQTLSGGVALAERISGDTTLGHSLAYCQAVEMLWEIHVPRRARYLRSIFLELERLHNHIGDVGGICNDTAYGLAHAHCSRLKERVMQLNDRLTGSRFLRGVNCVGGVGIDLSTHQFSELVTELEHIERDFSELEQIIAVNASLIDRFESTGILKKQTAWDHGVVGVVGRASGIDRDLRRDRPFAAYDELSVRVAGSSHGDVRARVQVRVSEIHESIRIIREIHHMLPDGPLKGERQAVPDSGAWALSAVEAWRGEILYFLMIGEHERIHRCKVRDPSFVNWPAIQMAVIGNIIPDFPLINKSFSLSYAGNDL; encoded by the coding sequence ATGGAACCGGTTTTGAATTCAGTTGAACACTTGCAAAGCATATTTGGTCCGGCGATTCAACGTGTCTTTGCCAACCACGGGATTCCTGTCGTCCGCGTGCACACCAATCAGATTTCGTCGATTACCAGATATATTCATGCCAACGAGGAACTCCGAGGGACCCTTTCTTTACTATGGGCTGTCGATCACCGTCCTCGTGACGTGCGCTACGAACTCTGGTACCTGTTTACGCTCGGTGAATCCAAGGACTGGATTATTGTCTCTACGGATCTCTCCGGGGAAGAACGGTTCTTTGAGTCCATCACACCCAAAGTTCATGCGGCCAACTGGTATGAGCGCGAAATCCGGGATATGTTTGGTCTGATCGCACAAGGGCATCCGGACCTTCGGCGCTTAGTCCGGCACAATCATTGGCCCAAGGGTATTCACCCGCTACAAAAAAATTTCCCATGGAATTCGGTCTTGCAATGGCGCCAGCCTCCCGGATCGGTCGATGGTCATTTTATTCATGGGGAAGGCGTATTCGAGGTGCCGGTGGGTCCCATTCATGCGGGTATCATTGAACCCGGGCACTTCCGGTTTACTGTGGCCGGAGAACCCATCATGCACCTCGATCTCCAACATTTTTGGAAACATCGTGGCGTGGAAAAGTTGTTTGAACAACAGACGCTATCCGGTGGAGTGGCATTGGCGGAGCGAATATCAGGGGACACTACCCTTGGCCATAGCCTCGCCTATTGCCAGGCCGTAGAAATGTTATGGGAGATTCACGTCCCTCGTCGGGCCAGGTATCTCAGAAGCATATTCCTGGAATTAGAGCGCCTCCACAATCACATTGGTGATGTTGGAGGTATTTGCAATGACACGGCCTATGGGCTCGCGCATGCTCACTGCAGTCGGTTGAAAGAACGGGTGATGCAATTGAATGATCGGCTGACAGGCTCGAGATTCCTTCGAGGGGTGAATTGCGTGGGAGGGGTAGGCATCGACCTCTCGACGCATCAGTTTTCCGAGCTGGTCACCGAACTGGAACACATTGAAAGAGATTTTTCCGAACTGGAACAGATTATCGCCGTTAATGCCTCATTGATCGATCGGTTTGAGAGCACGGGGATTCTCAAGAAGCAGACCGCCTGGGACCATGGGGTCGTCGGCGTGGTTGGTCGGGCTTCGGGCATCGATCGGGATCTCCGAAGAGATCGGCCTTTTGCAGCCTATGATGAGCTTTCGGTGCGTGTGGCCGGTTCTTCACATGGGGATGTGCGAGCCAGGGTTCAGGTCCGGGTGAGTGAGATTCATGAATCAATCCGAATCATTCGCGAAATTCACCATATGCTCCCTGATGGTCCGCTGAAGGGCGAACGTCAGGCGGTTCCTGACTCCGGAGCGTGGGCACTCTCTGCGGTTGAAGCTTGGCGTGGTGAAATTTTGTACTTCCTAATGATTGGCGAGCATGAACGAATTCATCGCTGTAAGGTCCGTGATCCCTCCTTCGTCAATTGGCCGGCCATTCAAATGGCGGTCATCGGGAATATTATTCCCGATTTTCCTCTCATCAATAAAAGTTTCAGTCTTTCTTATGCGGGGAATGACTTGTAA
- a CDS encoding hydrogenase 4 subunit F has protein sequence MPNQNHVSLMILAAPVVAATLSLFIKNIHMLHGLNVMTMVILVVADLVLWATVARVESFTALGNVVFIDSLSIFILSIVVGIGFSCSIYLWSYFDDEAIQQLVQPQRLWTFFPLYHVFLFAMIVATLANSLGVQWVAVEATTLATVFLITFFKSRESLEAGWKYLILCSVGIALALFGTVLTYYSSIRVLGEENAALNLTSLLPVAAQMDGHVLKLAFIFILVGYGTKIGLVPMHTWLPEAYSEAPAPVTAMLAGVLETVAVYAVLRSKSIVDQAVFPGFTGNLLICIGLISFGTAALFILIQRDYKRLFAYSSIEHMGLAMLGFGIGGPLGTFGGLWHLLNHALAKSLGFFAVGNIFRRYRTRQIHEVQGMVKAQPITAIAFLVGGLALVGMPPFSLLNSELLMITSLAQMTFQFDSFHLGRFLTITVSHEIRSLGIIMIIVLLSVVLFGGFIYRLTGMVWGTPPAGIRQGEAWHIGQLPLALSVFALVWMGFYLPTQVEILLQRATDVVIGR, from the coding sequence ATGCCGAATCAGAATCATGTCTCGTTAATGATCCTGGCTGCACCGGTTGTTGCCGCAACGCTCAGTCTTTTCATCAAAAATATTCATATGCTTCACGGCTTGAACGTCATGACTATGGTCATCCTGGTGGTGGCCGATCTGGTTCTCTGGGCAACCGTGGCTCGTGTGGAATCCTTTACGGCACTTGGAAATGTGGTGTTTATTGACAGCCTCTCGATTTTCATTCTCTCAATCGTCGTGGGTATTGGTTTTTCCTGTTCGATTTATCTGTGGTCGTATTTTGATGATGAGGCTATTCAACAGTTAGTTCAGCCTCAGCGCCTCTGGACTTTTTTCCCTCTGTATCACGTATTTTTGTTTGCCATGATTGTCGCAACCCTGGCAAACAGTCTCGGTGTGCAATGGGTTGCCGTAGAGGCGACGACGCTTGCGACCGTGTTCCTCATTACCTTTTTTAAAAGTCGGGAAAGCTTGGAGGCCGGATGGAAATATCTCATCCTCTGCTCTGTCGGCATTGCCCTCGCTTTATTCGGAACGGTCCTGACGTATTATTCGTCTATTCGTGTGCTTGGAGAAGAAAACGCTGCGTTGAACCTGACCAGCCTATTGCCGGTGGCTGCTCAAATGGATGGACACGTGCTGAAGCTGGCGTTCATCTTTATTCTGGTCGGGTACGGCACGAAGATTGGTCTTGTCCCGATGCATACCTGGTTGCCTGAGGCCTATAGCGAAGCGCCGGCCCCGGTCACCGCCATGCTGGCCGGAGTGCTTGAAACCGTTGCGGTGTATGCCGTCCTCCGGAGTAAATCCATCGTAGATCAGGCCGTCTTTCCGGGGTTTACAGGGAACCTCTTGATCTGTATCGGATTGATCTCGTTTGGGACGGCAGCGCTATTTATCCTGATTCAACGTGACTACAAGCGCCTTTTTGCGTACTCCAGCATCGAGCATATGGGCCTGGCCATGTTGGGGTTTGGTATTGGCGGACCATTAGGAACCTTCGGGGGGCTTTGGCATCTCCTCAATCATGCCTTGGCCAAATCGCTTGGATTTTTTGCCGTCGGCAATATTTTTCGCCGATATCGAACCCGCCAGATTCATGAGGTCCAGGGCATGGTCAAAGCCCAACCCATTACCGCGATCGCATTTCTTGTCGGGGGCCTGGCTCTGGTGGGAATGCCCCCGTTTTCACTCTTAAATAGTGAACTGTTAATGATCACTTCGCTGGCTCAAATGACCTTTCAATTTGATTCGTTTCATCTGGGACGGTTCCTGACCATTACGGTATCACATGAAATTCGAAGCCTTGGAATCATCATGATAATCGTCCTGCTATCGGTGGTGTTATTTGGAGGATTTATCTACCGGCTGACCGGCATGGTATGGGGCACGCCACCTGCAGGAATCAGGCAAGGAGAAGCCTGGCACATCGGGCAACTCCCGCTTGCCTTATCGGTCTTCGCGTTGGTGTGGATGGGGTTTTATCTTCCCACCCAGGTTGAAATTCTCTTACAACGGGCCACCGACGTGGTGATAGGAAGGTAG
- a CDS encoding hydrogenase 4 subunit F encodes MIWPIILLITTPFLIGVIGLVVRNRQTLDVLHCVQAGIMVVSSMLLVDEVSVSGPVSFFYFLHADAMSAWFDLVIGIVAGTGTLYAVGYVGEQYDRGHVSLKRFRQFFMLFDLYLGVMLLAINVENLGIMWIAIEGATLSAALLIGFERSKGALEAGWKFVILSSVGIALALFGTILVYYSSEQLLGITEEALHWAKLYEVGDQLDPSVMKIAFIFVLVGYGTKAGLVPMHTWLPDAHGEAPTPVSAMLSANMLTMAIYAILRFKILTDQSVGTEFTGTLLLGFGFFSVALSSIVLLLQEDFKRLLAFSSIEHIGIALIGFGLGGLGVFGGLWHLLNHALAKSAAFYGAGLVLITHEHKFIARVPGLLREHPAAGVALFVAGLVLAGMPPFGLFVSEITIAANAMATAPAIAYGFLGVLTVAFATLLFQILRMVLGVPMETHTSTVGPRCRAFSTAAMAVNLGALIFLGLYIPDGLHNLIGGILPFFHAEGEYF; translated from the coding sequence ATGATTTGGCCGATTATCCTTCTCATTACGACCCCGTTCTTGATTGGTGTCATCGGGCTTGTCGTACGAAATCGGCAGACGTTGGATGTCCTGCATTGCGTGCAAGCCGGCATCATGGTGGTTTCGTCAATGTTGTTGGTCGATGAGGTGTCCGTGAGCGGACCGGTTTCTTTTTTCTACTTCCTTCATGCCGATGCCATGAGCGCATGGTTTGATTTGGTGATCGGGATCGTGGCAGGGACGGGAACCTTATATGCCGTAGGGTATGTGGGGGAGCAGTATGACCGTGGGCATGTATCCCTCAAACGATTTCGTCAATTTTTTATGTTATTCGATCTGTATCTGGGGGTCATGCTGCTGGCCATCAATGTTGAAAATCTTGGGATAATGTGGATTGCCATTGAAGGAGCGACCTTGTCGGCCGCCTTGCTGATCGGATTTGAGCGGAGCAAGGGAGCCCTTGAGGCGGGATGGAAATTTGTGATTCTGAGTTCAGTCGGTATTGCTTTGGCTCTTTTTGGGACGATCCTCGTGTATTACTCCTCGGAGCAACTGCTTGGGATTACCGAAGAAGCGCTGCACTGGGCGAAATTGTACGAGGTCGGGGACCAACTCGATCCTTCCGTGATGAAAATTGCCTTTATTTTTGTGTTGGTTGGGTACGGGACCAAGGCGGGTCTCGTCCCGATGCATACCTGGTTACCCGATGCGCATGGAGAAGCCCCCACTCCGGTGAGTGCGATGCTTTCCGCCAATATGTTGACCATGGCGATCTATGCGATTCTCCGGTTTAAGATCCTGACCGATCAATCGGTGGGGACAGAGTTCACGGGAACCTTGCTCCTGGGGTTTGGATTTTTCTCTGTCGCGCTCTCCTCGATTGTCCTGTTACTTCAAGAGGATTTTAAACGACTGTTAGCCTTTTCGAGTATCGAGCATATTGGTATCGCCTTAATTGGATTTGGTCTTGGCGGCTTGGGAGTATTTGGAGGATTGTGGCATCTGCTCAATCATGCTTTGGCTAAATCCGCTGCGTTCTATGGCGCCGGCCTTGTACTGATTACCCATGAACATAAGTTTATCGCTCGTGTCCCCGGCCTGTTACGTGAGCATCCAGCTGCGGGAGTGGCATTGTTCGTCGCAGGTCTTGTTCTTGCCGGCATGCCTCCCTTCGGCCTGTTCGTGAGTGAAATCACGATCGCTGCGAACGCCATGGCCACGGCCCCTGCGATTGCGTATGGATTTCTCGGTGTATTGACTGTGGCCTTTGCGACGTTGTTGTTTCAAATTCTGCGAATGGTCCTAGGCGTGCCTATGGAGACGCATACCTCCACCGTGGGGCCACGATGCCGGGCCTTTTCGACCGCCGCGATGGCGGTAAATCTGGGCGCACTGATTTTCTTGGGCCTTTATATCCCCGATGGTCTTCATAATCTCATCGGGGGGATACTGCCATTTTTTCATGCCGAAGGAGAGTATTTCTAA
- a CDS encoding hydrogenase, which produces MPTLPINIGSYLVNLCSALLLLTCFAIVAQRRLMACVDLFALQSVFLAVTATLVAYLTGIHHIYLAAVLTIAIKAIILPRILKKIVRQLNVQREVSMYVNIPTGLLICGGLVILAFFITQPIVHLGFLLTQDSLAIALAIVLIGFFIMVSRLKAVTQVIGFLVIENGLFLAATAAAYGMPLIVELGIFFDVLVAGLIVGIYTHQIQEAFGSVDTSRMKALKE; this is translated from the coding sequence ATGCCAACTCTCCCGATCAATATCGGTTCATATCTGGTCAATCTATGCTCGGCCCTCCTGTTGCTGACGTGTTTTGCCATCGTCGCACAACGACGCCTGATGGCCTGCGTGGACTTGTTCGCCTTGCAGTCAGTGTTTTTGGCCGTGACGGCCACGTTGGTGGCGTATTTGACCGGCATTCACCATATTTACCTGGCGGCAGTACTCACTATCGCAATTAAAGCCATTATCCTGCCACGAATTTTAAAGAAGATCGTGAGGCAGTTAAATGTTCAGCGCGAGGTCAGTATGTACGTGAACATTCCAACCGGTTTGTTGATCTGTGGAGGATTGGTGATTCTTGCATTTTTTATTACTCAACCGATTGTTCATCTCGGATTCCTACTGACTCAAGATTCCCTGGCGATTGCCCTGGCCATCGTGCTTATCGGATTTTTTATCATGGTTTCCAGGTTAAAAGCCGTGACGCAAGTGATCGGGTTTCTCGTGATTGAAAACGGGCTATTTCTCGCGGCCACTGCTGCAGCCTATGGGATGCCGTTGATCGTGGAATTGGGAATCTTTTTCGATGTGCTGGTCGCCGGCTTGATCGTCGGTATTTATACCCATCAAATTCAGGAGGCCTTCGGCAGTGTGGATACCAGTCGAATGAAGGCCCTCAAAGAGTAA
- a CDS encoding NADH-quinone oxidoreductase subunit H: MSAIDFLLIILQMFLVLGLSPLIVGVIRRVKAHLQCRHGANVFQPYADLAKLFRKEPVISTTASWIFPATPYILFSSTLAASLLVPTIIAPMPLNFAGNIIALVYLLALGTFFLMLAGLDAGSAFGGMGSSREAIVASLTEPALILSLFAVALTAGSANISAIVYKTAILQGIVLDPPPHLMALVALFIITLAETGRVPVDNPATHLELTMIHEAMILEYSGRYLALVEWAAGMKLMIFLTLLANIFAPWGIATTLSPSALGLGLLVFVGKVVGLAVVVGVFECMFAKLRLFRVTELLGAAFILSLLALVFFYILRV; encoded by the coding sequence ATGAGCGCAATCGATTTCCTGCTGATTATTCTGCAAATGTTTCTGGTTCTAGGGCTTTCCCCCTTGATTGTGGGAGTCATTCGAAGAGTGAAAGCCCACCTGCAATGTCGGCATGGGGCAAACGTGTTCCAGCCATATGCGGATCTTGCCAAACTTTTTCGCAAAGAGCCGGTTATCTCTACGACAGCCTCGTGGATCTTCCCAGCCACGCCGTACATTCTGTTTTCCTCAACGTTGGCTGCCAGTCTGCTTGTCCCCACCATTATTGCGCCCATGCCGCTCAATTTTGCGGGAAATATTATTGCCCTGGTCTATCTCCTGGCCTTAGGGACCTTTTTCCTGATGCTGGCGGGCCTGGATGCCGGATCCGCCTTTGGTGGAATGGGCAGCAGTCGCGAAGCGATTGTCGCCTCGCTGACCGAACCGGCCTTGATTTTGTCCTTGTTTGCCGTGGCTCTCACGGCGGGCTCGGCCAATATCAGCGCCATCGTGTATAAGACCGCGATCTTGCAGGGTATTGTGCTGGATCCTCCGCCTCACTTAATGGCCTTGGTGGCACTGTTTATCATTACGCTGGCCGAAACCGGTCGTGTGCCCGTGGATAATCCGGCGACGCATTTGGAATTGACCATGATTCATGAAGCGATGATTTTGGAATACTCGGGGCGATATCTGGCCCTAGTTGAGTGGGCAGCCGGAATGAAACTCATGATTTTTTTGACCTTGCTGGCCAACATTTTTGCACCTTGGGGCATTGCCACGACCTTGTCCCCGTCAGCTCTGGGATTGGGGTTGTTGGTCTTTGTGGGGAAAGTAGTGGGGTTGGCCGTCGTGGTTGGGGTGTTTGAATGTATGTTTGCCAAATTGCGGTTGTTTCGCGTGACGGAATTACTTGGGGCAGCCTTTATTCTGTCATTATTAGCTCTGGTGTTTTTTTATATCCTGCGGGTGTGA
- the hyfB gene encoding hydrogenase 4 subunit B, protein MTIFLFLALLLAYACGMLLPLCFPHRPHIQNVMAHGSAAVAGGLGIALGLIGLLAPEPLVWFLPSSIPLLTFSLRLDSLSAFFVLTISLVGLAVSVFASGYVREFYGRIPVSLLGFLYNGFLLSMLLVVTADNAFFFLIVWELMSLLSYFLVVSEHEKPDVRFAGLFYLIMTHVGTAFILVTFLMFYQETGSFAFEAFRSADQSLPEGLRILVFWTALIGFGTKAGIVPLHVWLPYAHPAAPSHVSALMSGVMIKTAIYGLLRVYFDFLGGPFPWWWGFVVLLVGTVSALLGVMYALMEHDLKSLLAFHSVENIGIILMGIGTGMVFYAYDMPHLAALGIIAGLYHTLNHAVFKALLFMGAGSLLYATHTRNMEEYGGLLRRMPWTGLSFLIGAVSISALPPTNGFVSEWLVFQGLFLSLEIPSLFLKLMLPIAAALLALTGALALACFVKAFGISFLALPRTSHARKALEVPVPMRVGMGLLAGLCLVLGLGPAVVVPLLDRVSEPFVGISIAGRVFEMGGWTLAPVSGEFSSLSTPVLAIVLAGLTALGWGVAYVLGGKGKTRFYKTWGCGLNVTARMEYTATGFVQPIKRVFSTIYQPTVKLETEFLEESHYFAKRRHFEFSIEPIFLKYLYHPILGFFSTLADRSRVIQGGNLSLYLAYIFVTLVFLLMVMG, encoded by the coding sequence ATGACGATATTCCTGTTCTTGGCTCTGTTGTTGGCCTATGCGTGTGGGATGCTTCTCCCGCTGTGTTTCCCACATCGACCCCATATTCAGAATGTGATGGCGCATGGATCAGCTGCTGTGGCTGGCGGCCTGGGAATAGCCCTTGGTCTGATTGGGCTCTTGGCCCCTGAACCGCTGGTTTGGTTCCTGCCGTCTTCTATTCCTCTTCTGACGTTTTCTCTCCGGCTCGATTCCCTGAGTGCTTTTTTTGTCTTGACGATTTCCCTTGTGGGATTGGCGGTATCCGTATTTGCCAGTGGCTACGTCCGGGAATTTTACGGACGAATTCCTGTCAGTCTTCTCGGCTTCCTCTATAACGGGTTTCTCCTGTCCATGTTGTTGGTTGTCACGGCGGATAATGCTTTCTTCTTTTTAATCGTTTGGGAATTGATGTCCCTCCTCTCATATTTTCTCGTGGTATCGGAGCATGAAAAACCGGACGTCCGTTTTGCGGGATTATTTTATTTAATTATGACCCATGTGGGCACGGCATTTATTCTGGTGACGTTTCTCATGTTTTATCAGGAGACGGGTTCGTTTGCCTTTGAGGCATTTCGAAGCGCCGACCAATCTCTGCCGGAAGGGTTGCGGATTCTGGTCTTTTGGACAGCCCTCATCGGTTTTGGAACCAAAGCGGGCATTGTGCCACTTCATGTCTGGTTGCCCTATGCCCATCCGGCCGCACCGTCTCATGTCTCCGCCTTGATGTCGGGTGTCATGATTAAAACGGCAATTTATGGCCTCCTTCGAGTGTATTTTGATTTTCTTGGAGGGCCGTTTCCCTGGTGGTGGGGATTTGTGGTCTTGTTGGTCGGCACGGTGTCGGCGCTTCTCGGGGTGATGTATGCGTTGATGGAACATGACCTGAAGAGTCTTCTCGCCTTCCACAGCGTTGAAAACATCGGCATTATTTTAATGGGAATTGGAACAGGCATGGTGTTCTATGCCTATGATATGCCCCATCTGGCGGCGTTGGGAATTATCGCAGGGCTCTACCACACTCTCAATCACGCGGTGTTTAAAGCCTTACTCTTTATGGGCGCGGGTTCACTCCTGTATGCCACCCACACCCGGAACATGGAAGAGTATGGAGGACTCCTTCGACGGATGCCCTGGACCGGCCTGTCTTTCTTAATCGGGGCCGTTTCCATTTCGGCCCTCCCACCGACGAATGGATTTGTCAGTGAATGGCTGGTGTTTCAGGGGCTCTTTTTAAGTTTGGAAATCCCCTCTCTATTTTTGAAATTGATGCTTCCCATCGCTGCGGCTCTGCTTGCGCTTACTGGGGCGTTGGCTCTGGCCTGTTTTGTCAAGGCGTTTGGTATTTCATTTCTGGCTCTTCCGCGAACATCCCACGCACGAAAAGCGCTAGAGGTTCCTGTCCCTATGCGCGTCGGGATGGGACTCCTAGCCGGCCTTTGTCTGGTTTTAGGATTGGGGCCTGCAGTCGTGGTGCCCCTCCTTGATCGGGTGAGTGAACCTTTTGTGGGGATATCAATTGCCGGGAGAGTGTTTGAAATGGGTGGATGGACACTCGCACCGGTAAGCGGAGAGTTTTCAAGTCTCTCCACTCCGGTCCTGGCGATTGTCTTGGCCGGTCTCACCGCGTTGGGGTGGGGAGTTGCCTATGTTCTGGGGGGGAAGGGGAAAACGCGATTCTATAAAACATGGGGGTGTGGGTTAAATGTGACCGCACGAATGGAATACACCGCGACCGGTTTCGTCCAGCCCATTAAGCGGGTGTTTAGCACCATTTATCAACCGACGGTCAAGCTTGAAACGGAATTTCTTGAAGAATCGCATTATTTCGCCAAGCGGAGACATTTCGAATTTTCCATTGAACCCATTTTTCTCAAGTATTTGTATCATCCGATCCTGGGATTTTTTTCAACCCTGGCCGATCGTTCTCGTGTGATCCAAGGCGGAAATTTGTCCTTGTACCTGGCCTACATTTTTGTGACGTTGGTGTTTTTATTGATGGTAATGGGGTAG